From a single Lolium rigidum isolate FL_2022 chromosome 7, APGP_CSIRO_Lrig_0.1, whole genome shotgun sequence genomic region:
- the LOC124670523 gene encoding 2-oxoglutarate-dependent dioxygenase AOP3-like, translated as MEITKVDLRGLEPGGRGWDEARDAVTASVVAYGFVLVQHAGLDRDKRLALFDRVMPELFALPAEAKRLNVCDDVIYGGYIGQIPGLAYETMRIQDVADAGTIRDFAKLFWTQGNPAFCEIAAEFAKNTIKLDQTVTEMVLEGLGVRDRHAIDSHREQLRYSFRMSYYSTSPEDDAARVSLTPHRDYVMTNVIQQHEVEGLEVQLSDGSWFAVPPELDTYIFVAGELFNVVTNGRVKACLHRVRTPSNRERYSALLGTMPAKGSTVRAIDELVDEDHPLVYNPCDPYEYCSYRYSEEGLRFRDALKAFCGVVKDEPLSA; from the exons ATGGAGATCACAAAGGTGGACCTCCGTGGGCTGGAGCCAGGCGGACGAGGATGGGACGAAGCCCGGGACGCGGTGACCGCGTCCGTGGTGGCCTACGGCTTCGTCCTAGTCCAGCACGCCGGGCTGGACAGGGACAAGCGGCTGGCGCTGTTCGACCGCGTCATGCCGGAGCTGTTCGCGCTGCCGGCGGAGGCCAAGCGGCTTAACGTGTGCGACGATGTGATCTATGGAGGGTACATCGGGCAGATTCCCGGGCTGGCTTACGAGACCATGCGCATCCAGGACGTCGCCGATGCTGGCACCATCAGGGACTTCGCCAAGCTCTTCTGGACGCAGGGCAACCCCGCCTTCTG TGAAATAGCTGCCGAATTTGCCAAGAATACTATCAAGCTGGACCAGACAGTAACGGAGATGGTCTTGGAGGGCCTTGGCGTCCGGGACAGGCACGCCATAGACTCGCACCGTGAGCAGCTTCGCTACTCCTTCCGGATGTCCTACTACAGCACTTCACCGGAGGACGACGCGGCGAGAGTGTCCCTCACGCCGCACCGCGACTACGTCATGACGAACGTGATCCAGCAGCACGAAGTCGAAGGGCTGGAGGTGCAGCTAAGCGACGGCAGCTGGTTCGCCGTGCCTCCCGAGCTGGACACCTACATCTTCGTCGCCGGCGAACTATTTAAT GTGGTGACCAACGGACGGGTGAAGGCCTGCCTCCACCGCGTAAGGACGCCGAGCAACCGCGAGCGCTACTCCGCGCTGCTCGGCACCATGCCTGCCAAGGGGAGCACGGTGCGAGCGATAGACGAGCTCGTCGACGAAGATCATCCTCTGGTGTACAATCCCTGCGACCCATACGAGTATTGCAGCTACCGGTACTCGGAGGAAGGGCTCAGATTCAGAGACGCGCTCAAGGCTTTCTGCGGGGTGGTTAAAGATGAACCTCTCAGCGCATGA